From Segatella copri, the proteins below share one genomic window:
- a CDS encoding ATP-dependent DNA ligase — translation MKPMLATRYYPSQTKFPCFVQPKYDGVRCILHEGEGGEVHLTSRGGKEYDVPQIKAWGEKHRGMLPLDGEIYNHQELTFQQICSAVKCRSAMTDKLRMVIYDAQIPGSFSARWKVLQEEFASIDPNGPVYLTQTFVAHSEKDIKRWHKIFVSTGYEGAIIKNADGTYTEGGSNDLMKLKSFDTTEFKVVDVLEAEGNDAGTAIFKLKCGEYEFCARPVGSRSLRAQYLADKDELIGMAATVQHQGYSDAGVPRFPVLLNIRDYE, via the coding sequence ATGAAACCAATGTTAGCAACAAGATATTATCCGTCACAGACGAAGTTTCCTTGCTTCGTCCAACCTAAGTATGACGGAGTTCGCTGCATCCTTCATGAAGGAGAAGGTGGCGAGGTTCACCTCACATCGAGAGGCGGTAAGGAATATGATGTCCCTCAGATTAAGGCTTGGGGAGAGAAACACCGCGGTATGCTTCCTTTGGATGGGGAGATATACAACCACCAGGAATTGACCTTCCAGCAGATATGTTCTGCCGTCAAGTGCCGTTCTGCTATGACTGACAAGCTACGTATGGTTATCTACGATGCACAGATTCCGGGAAGCTTTTCTGCCAGATGGAAAGTTCTGCAGGAGGAGTTTGCTTCCATTGATCCAAATGGACCGGTGTACCTTACGCAGACTTTCGTTGCCCATTCAGAGAAGGACATCAAGCGATGGCACAAGATATTCGTTTCCACCGGTTACGAGGGTGCCATTATCAAAAATGCAGATGGAACCTATACCGAGGGCGGAAGCAATGACCTTATGAAGCTGAAATCGTTCGACACGACAGAGTTCAAGGTGGTCGATGTTTTGGAAGCGGAGGGCAATGATGCAGGTACCGCTATATTCAAACTGAAGTGTGGAGAGTACGAGTTCTGTGCCCGCCCGGTAGGTTCAAGGTCACTCAGAGCTCAATACTTAGCCGATAAGGACGAGTTGATAGGTATGGCGGCGACTGTTCAGCATCAAGGGTATTCTGACGCTGGAGTACCGAGATTTCCAGTATTGTTGAACATTAGGGATTACGAATAA
- a CDS encoding DUF3846 domain-containing protein: MLSTVIFTDGAQKNVEPSNGTDFSLEELRGFVGGHIELVRLSKSQVMVVNEEGKVYDLPQNENATMLVNIAGIRDVIVGNVLVCDINKIK; this comes from the coding sequence ATGTTGTCAACAGTAATATTCACGGATGGCGCCCAGAAGAATGTGGAGCCATCCAACGGAACGGATTTCTCATTGGAGGAGTTGAGAGGATTTGTTGGTGGGCACATTGAGTTGGTCCGACTCAGCAAGTCGCAGGTAATGGTAGTTAATGAGGAAGGCAAGGTTTACGACCTTCCTCAGAATGAGAACGCCACGATGCTTGTGAATATTGCAGGTATCAGAGACGTTATAGTAGGTAATGTATTAGTTTGTGACATTAATAAAATCAAGTAA
- the terL gene encoding phage terminase large subunit, with protein sequence MDFEKQRFLHKQLVASSLLQFTTKMFAYTARREYVVGEHHRIICDALMDVIRGKTNKLIINISPRYGKTLLCSQMFIAYGLALNPASKFLHISYSGSLVQDNSMAVKDTITSTYFQTLFPNVKIRKNDNTRSKWSTTAGGGEYATSTLGQITGFGAGQPDWTEEDIKNMDKFMATFNPGHFSGAIVIDDPLRPDDALSDNVRESINRRFETTIRNRVNSRHTPIIIVMQRLHEHDLCGYLQEIEPNEWKVVSLPVIQTGEDGKERALWPWKHTLEELYKIKHASEFVFETQYMQNPTPMEGLMYHAFRTYDELPDRRYARMIGNYTDSADTGFDFLCSICFDAHDDGYYVTDVLYTKRPMEYTEPAQANMVKRNQTDVCFVESNNGGRSYARNVERITREHGNRITQFVTFTQSKNKQIRIFTRSSEVNNKLVFPSNWEQLWPEFAHDMKSYRKEGYNAHDDAPDACTGIIEKCEEWLNNATDAQLRRGGFL encoded by the coding sequence ATGGACTTTGAGAAACAACGTTTTCTTCATAAGCAGTTAGTGGCATCGTCCCTGCTGCAATTCACTACTAAGATGTTCGCCTATACTGCTCGACGTGAGTATGTAGTAGGCGAACATCACAGGATTATATGTGATGCGCTCATGGATGTGATAAGGGGAAAGACTAACAAGCTGATTATCAACATCAGCCCTCGTTATGGAAAGACACTCTTGTGTTCACAGATGTTTATCGCATATGGTCTTGCGCTGAACCCTGCTTCAAAGTTTCTTCATATATCTTATTCCGGAAGTCTCGTCCAGGACAATTCTATGGCAGTCAAGGACACGATAACTTCCACATATTTTCAAACACTATTTCCGAATGTCAAAATCAGAAAGAACGATAACACCAGATCAAAATGGAGCACAACGGCAGGTGGTGGTGAGTATGCTACATCTACCTTGGGTCAGATCACAGGTTTTGGTGCAGGTCAGCCAGACTGGACCGAAGAAGACATAAAGAACATGGATAAGTTTATGGCTACGTTCAACCCCGGTCACTTTTCGGGAGCCATAGTTATCGATGACCCTTTACGACCGGACGATGCTTTGTCCGATAACGTCAGAGAGTCTATCAACAGACGTTTCGAGACAACCATCCGTAACCGTGTAAACTCACGTCATACGCCAATTATCATCGTCATGCAGAGGTTGCACGAGCACGACTTGTGCGGTTACCTTCAAGAGATTGAGCCGAATGAGTGGAAGGTTGTTTCCCTCCCGGTAATACAGACAGGCGAGGACGGAAAGGAGCGAGCCTTGTGGCCGTGGAAGCATACGCTGGAGGAGCTGTATAAAATCAAGCATGCCAGCGAGTTCGTATTTGAGACACAGTACATGCAGAACCCTACCCCTATGGAAGGTCTTATGTACCATGCCTTCAGAACATACGATGAGCTGCCGGACAGAAGGTATGCAAGAATGATTGGCAACTACACAGACTCGGCAGATACCGGTTTCGACTTCCTTTGCTCTATATGCTTCGATGCACACGATGACGGCTACTATGTTACCGATGTTCTATACACTAAGCGACCGATGGAATACACGGAACCAGCGCAAGCCAATATGGTTAAGCGCAATCAGACAGACGTGTGTTTCGTTGAAAGTAACAATGGTGGACGCTCTTACGCCCGCAATGTCGAGCGCATAACAAGGGAACACGGAAACAGAATTACCCAGTTCGTAACGTTCACGCAATCGAAGAACAAACAGATTAGAATATTCACTCGCTCCAGCGAGGTAAACAATAAACTAGTCTTCCCTTCTAATTGGGAACAGTTGTGGCCGGAGTTCGCCCACGATATGAAATCCTACAGAAAGGAAGGATATAACGCCCACGATGATGCGCCGGACGCTTGTACGGGCATCATAGAGAAGTGCGAGGAGTGGCTTAACAATGCTACCGATGCACAGCTCCGACGTGGCGGTTTCTTGTAA
- a CDS encoding terminase small subunit — protein sequence MTDESSQPKVKSFVHRIPNPVGRPYKIKSSQELWDKFVAYCDDVENDPWQQKTGSNSIAGGSGKSTNSMRQEVRVFRRAYTLVGFCAFCGIVQKWADFKRGNLKRPGFEQVITQIENVVMAQQIDGAMLHQFDSSIVARLNGLADKHIQEVTGKDGEDFKFPKLSLDDIKELQKINGL from the coding sequence ATGACAGATGAATCATCACAGCCGAAAGTAAAGTCTTTCGTACATAGAATCCCCAATCCTGTTGGAAGACCATACAAGATTAAGTCTTCTCAGGAATTATGGGATAAGTTTGTAGCTTACTGTGATGATGTTGAAAATGACCCTTGGCAGCAAAAGACTGGTAGCAATTCCATTGCAGGCGGCAGCGGCAAATCCACAAATTCCATGAGACAAGAGGTAAGGGTTTTCAGAAGAGCCTATACTCTTGTCGGATTTTGTGCTTTCTGTGGCATCGTTCAGAAATGGGCGGATTTCAAGAGAGGTAATCTTAAGAGACCAGGCTTTGAGCAGGTGATAACACAGATTGAGAATGTCGTGATGGCCCAGCAGATTGATGGTGCCATGCTTCATCAGTTTGATTCCAGTATTGTTGCAAGGCTCAACGGATTGGCAGATAAGCATATTCAAGAAGTAACCGGCAAGGATGGCGAGGACTTCAAGTTCCCTAAGCTGTCCTTGGATGATATTAAAGAATTACAGAAAATAAATGGACTTTGA
- a CDS encoding ParB N-terminal domain-containing protein, protein MEEIKINDKVIELPIDSIVPHDGSHKTDETAVQAIMQSIKDFGITQPISVDKNNVIVTGNGVYKAAKALGMDKVPCIRVDYLTDEQIKQYRIADDKTSEFATWNEKKLRKELSYLGDPNSIQFAFDESIAGMLGLNAKPKEQKPAAAPSKAETNHTAKKVVTEAQKDQKFKEEMKGVEENIQVKPSEYYEYNCSACGKLVKVKKP, encoded by the coding sequence ATGGAAGAGATTAAGATTAATGACAAGGTAATTGAGTTACCTATTGACAGTATCGTGCCTCATGACGGTTCGCACAAGACCGACGAGACGGCAGTACAGGCAATCATGCAGTCCATCAAGGATTTCGGCATCACTCAGCCTATTTCCGTTGACAAGAACAACGTGATTGTAACCGGTAACGGTGTGTATAAGGCTGCTAAGGCTTTGGGAATGGATAAGGTTCCCTGCATCCGTGTTGACTATCTGACTGATGAGCAGATTAAGCAGTATAGAATCGCTGATGACAAGACGTCCGAGTTTGCCACTTGGAACGAGAAGAAGCTTCGCAAGGAGCTCTCCTATCTCGGTGATCCTAACAGCATTCAGTTTGCTTTCGATGAGAGCATTGCCGGTATGCTTGGACTCAACGCTAAGCCAAAGGAACAGAAACCTGCAGCCGCACCTTCAAAGGCTGAGACTAACCATACGGCTAAGAAGGTCGTAACGGAAGCCCAGAAGGACCAGAAGTTCAAGGAGGAAATGAAGGGCGTTGAGGAGAATATCCAGGTCAAACCTTCAGAGTATTATGAGTATAATTGTTCCGCTTGCGGTAAACTAGTAAAAGTTAAGAAGCCATGA
- a CDS encoding ParB N-terminal domain-containing protein, with the protein MKVKSVKLSEIFPYYDNPRDNTNAVEPTKESIKRFGFVKPILVDKAGVIIAGHTRYVAAYQLGMEFVPVVYSDMDDEMAKKYRILDNKLAEKSSFDEDQLLEELRNMEVPTDMQAFFFEDINQMLNFSLDSINQQAEEYGGFQDDYSQVEEENFEAPSNEEAGESEEAPSDEEEDPAKDLFVLKEREDGSHYMKVVCPYCGNMETIEIED; encoded by the coding sequence ATGAAAGTAAAGTCAGTTAAGCTCAGTGAAATCTTTCCTTACTATGACAACCCTCGTGACAACACGAATGCGGTTGAGCCTACGAAGGAGAGTATCAAGCGTTTTGGATTCGTTAAGCCTATCCTCGTTGATAAGGCAGGCGTAATCATTGCCGGTCACACAAGATACGTGGCTGCTTACCAGTTGGGTATGGAGTTCGTTCCTGTCGTTTACTCGGATATGGACGACGAAATGGCAAAGAAGTACCGCATTCTCGATAACAAGCTGGCAGAGAAGTCTTCTTTTGATGAAGACCAGCTTTTGGAGGAATTGCGCAATATGGAGGTTCCTACCGATATGCAGGCATTCTTCTTTGAGGATATCAACCAGATGCTCAACTTCTCCCTCGACAGCATCAACCAGCAGGCAGAAGAGTATGGTGGCTTCCAGGATGACTATTCTCAGGTGGAAGAGGAGAACTTCGAGGCTCCATCAAATGAAGAGGCTGGTGAAAGCGAGGAAGCTCCTTCGGATGAGGAGGAAGACCCTGCCAAGGATTTGTTCGTTCTCAAAGAGCGCGAGGACGGTTCACATTATATGAAGGTCGTTTGCCCATATTGCGGAAATATGGAAACAATAGAAATTGAGGATTAA
- a CDS encoding IbrB-like domain-containing protein: MNLQENIKKEFDAAKDKVQFLNDLRKYISSLSPEKVNPVDCVLWVDKDMVVANNYNPNHVADKEMRLLYTSVREDGYTMPIVTIWDEKLQKYVIIDGFHRNLVIRKFADINERCGGKLPIVVLDKDIDQRMASTVRHNRARGSHSVDGMVNIVFNMLRDGVSEREICEKVGLEQKELVKLKYVTGFAKIFKNYKYNAAIEKVVDERRVARETAKKEDKK, from the coding sequence ATGAATCTTCAAGAGAACATCAAGAAGGAGTTTGATGCTGCCAAGGATAAGGTGCAGTTTTTGAACGACCTCAGAAAGTATATCAGTTCCTTATCTCCGGAGAAAGTCAACCCTGTAGATTGCGTGCTTTGGGTTGACAAGGATATGGTTGTAGCAAACAACTACAACCCTAACCATGTGGCAGATAAGGAAATGCGTCTTCTCTATACATCCGTGAGGGAAGACGGTTACACAATGCCTATCGTTACCATTTGGGACGAGAAGTTGCAGAAGTATGTAATCATCGACGGTTTCCACAGAAACCTCGTTATCCGCAAGTTTGCGGACATCAATGAGCGATGTGGTGGAAAGCTGCCGATTGTAGTCCTAGACAAGGACATCGACCAGCGTATGGCATCAACAGTAAGACACAACCGTGCCCGTGGAAGCCATTCTGTTGACGGAATGGTTAATATCGTTTTCAATATGCTCAGAGATGGTGTATCTGAGCGTGAGATTTGCGAAAAGGTAGGTCTGGAGCAGAAAGAGCTTGTAAAGCTTAAGTATGTAACTGGCTTTGCCAAGATTTTCAAGAACTATAAGTATAATGCGGCTATCGAAAAGGTTGTCGACGAGAGACGCGTAGCAAGAGAGACAGCCAAGAAGGAGGATAAGAAATGA
- a CDS encoding phosphoadenosine phosphosulfate reductase domain-containing protein, with amino-acid sequence MIFYSDKNVYEAALERFRYIFREFYGKRKIVVTMSGGKDSTVVLNLAHEVMKEMGIEKIPVLFLDQEAETPMTIEYIRYIMHLPWVEPYWIQSYFQEWNASKGEWFNVWGPGEKWIREKEPDSYGDLEIPHNQYFSKTLDQVHRMLFGKDYLTLGGVRIEESPARLSGLTRGECLPGITWGGGGGYYKDGTPRSLVLYPIWDWKVYDVWYYIFSNKLPYCKLYNYQFTQKPLRACRVSSLIHEQAIHDLGFIKEVDPWFYDKLVRRVANVNTSVHVFNEVATYCYNLPPYFKDWDEYVDYLADNLCEDKKNAETIKKGYRAAKKRNAAKAGHCQECIDYVIHQIGYTSAVCVIAEDFGMKRIQSVERSLRQYLSDNYVKIEKANKEYESSREHQEGV; translated from the coding sequence ATGATATTTTACAGTGACAAAAACGTTTATGAGGCAGCTCTTGAAAGATTCAGATACATCTTTCGGGAGTTTTATGGTAAGCGTAAGATTGTCGTGACGATGTCGGGAGGAAAGGACTCTACCGTGGTTCTCAACCTTGCGCACGAGGTTATGAAGGAGATGGGAATTGAAAAGATTCCCGTCCTCTTCCTAGACCAAGAGGCAGAGACTCCAATGACTATCGAGTACATACGATACATCATGCACTTGCCGTGGGTTGAGCCGTATTGGATTCAGTCATACTTCCAGGAATGGAATGCCTCAAAGGGAGAATGGTTCAATGTATGGGGGCCGGGAGAAAAATGGATTCGTGAGAAGGAACCAGATTCTTACGGTGATTTGGAGATTCCGCACAATCAGTATTTCTCCAAGACCCTCGACCAGGTACACAGAATGCTCTTCGGCAAAGACTACCTAACTTTGGGCGGTGTCCGTATCGAGGAGTCGCCGGCACGTTTGTCTGGTCTTACTAGAGGTGAGTGCCTTCCAGGTATCACGTGGGGAGGTGGTGGCGGATATTATAAAGACGGCACACCGAGAAGTCTGGTGCTCTACCCTATTTGGGATTGGAAGGTTTATGATGTATGGTATTACATCTTCAGCAACAAGCTTCCGTACTGTAAACTCTACAACTATCAGTTCACGCAGAAGCCACTCAGAGCGTGCCGAGTTAGTTCCCTCATCCATGAGCAGGCTATCCACGACTTAGGTTTCATCAAGGAGGTTGATCCATGGTTCTACGACAAGCTGGTACGAAGAGTGGCAAACGTCAATACGTCTGTGCACGTCTTCAATGAAGTAGCAACATATTGCTATAATTTGCCACCTTATTTCAAGGATTGGGATGAATACGTTGACTATCTTGCAGATAATCTTTGTGAGGATAAGAAAAATGCAGAGACTATCAAGAAGGGTTACCGTGCTGCCAAGAAGAGAAATGCAGCTAAAGCCGGTCATTGCCAGGAGTGCATTGATTACGTAATACATCAGATTGGCTACACAAGTGCCGTCTGCGTAATTGCGGAGGATTTCGGAATGAAGCGCATTCAGAGTGTAGAGCGTTCTTTGCGTCAGTATTTGAGCGACAATTATGTTAAAATAGAAAAAGCTAATAAGGAATATGAATCTTCAAGAGAACATCAAGAAGGAGTTTGA
- a CDS encoding ParB/RepB/Spo0J family partition protein yields MNTKNSKENLALKLAKDNIEVEQVKPLHIEYVKVDDIYPNDYNPNTHDADSFDLLIKSLLYFGFTQPIVVNRSTMQIVDGENRYRAACVIGYEMVPVCFVDFDEEKLRYATIMHNAARGHNNNEMMGRLKNYLDTHFSNSSDKVLLNNRKK; encoded by the coding sequence ATGAATACAAAAAACTCTAAGGAAAATCTAGCCTTGAAATTGGCAAAGGACAATATCGAGGTTGAGCAGGTGAAGCCGCTGCATATTGAATACGTTAAGGTTGATGACATTTATCCGAATGACTATAACCCTAACACGCATGATGCAGACAGCTTCGACCTTCTCATCAAATCGTTGCTATATTTCGGATTTACTCAGCCTATCGTTGTCAACCGCTCGACGATGCAGATTGTGGACGGAGAGAACAGATACCGCGCCGCCTGCGTCATCGGATATGAGATGGTTCCTGTATGCTTCGTTGACTTCGACGAAGAGAAGTTGAGATATGCAACAATCATGCACAATGCCGCTCGCGGCCACAACAATAATGAAATGATGGGTAGGCTTAAGAATTACCTTGACACCCATTTCAGTAATTCCAGCGACAAGGTATTATTAAACAATAGAAAGAAATGA
- a CDS encoding class I SAM-dependent methyltransferase, which translates to MNYSQYDKIASKYDTLFRDEMSLVENREVGQMLPPLSGSILDIGCGTGLLTEIAEIDPKEYLGIDPSKGMLEQFTNKYPAYKDRVVCEPFDGKSLDCRNFNNIVALFGSPSYLSRYAVLAISQCKARKFLMFYKEKYHPVTYEKCDVEFRHFYYSKKVLCSLFGEENVSEYHNYLIVNCV; encoded by the coding sequence ATGAATTATTCCCAGTATGATAAAATAGCAAGTAAGTACGACACTTTGTTTCGTGATGAAATGAGTCTCGTTGAGAACCGTGAGGTGGGGCAAATGCTCCCACCTCTCAGCGGTTCAATCCTAGACATCGGATGTGGTACCGGCTTGCTGACAGAGATTGCAGAAATCGACCCAAAGGAATATCTAGGAATTGATCCTAGTAAAGGAATGTTGGAGCAGTTCACTAACAAATACCCAGCCTATAAGGATAGGGTTGTATGTGAGCCTTTCGACGGAAAGAGTTTAGATTGCAGGAATTTCAACAATATCGTAGCATTGTTCGGTTCCCCATCTTATCTTTCCCGGTACGCTGTTCTTGCTATATCACAGTGTAAGGCTCGTAAGTTTTTGATGTTCTACAAGGAGAAGTATCATCCGGTCACTTACGAGAAATGCGATGTAGAGTTCAGACATTTCTATTATTCTAAGAAGGTTCTGTGCAGTCTTTTTGGTGAAGAAAACGTATCAGAGTATCACAATTATTTAATAGTAAATTGCGTATGA
- a CDS encoding PcfJ domain-containing protein → MKPRNKTEREVVKLSDRIPELSDKQREWAIKTCISEDDAYKYGDRFSRGCFYLVCTFKGWQVLRYFQVRAKFRFHKMIKEKIYFKECMQQWLKDGEYVFLARQRTSGYIEDAFSAFGKLEVRTHTVWSFLGDPRDIGFDGVYYASVQGKYKYALRDFGEKILCDEIFRSVNANPYNETLMRRDIDMWKVCKYHEAVFDREKMSAVKIVVRHGKASYIYDSLWWDMLDSIMYLKKDVRNPSIVCPENLREAHDKWLKAADNKKKKMEDRMTKLRLIAEEKMQLRYLEQAAKAEEENKKKAEAMANVYVDRRKQFFDIDIKDGAIDIQVLKSVQEFFEEGKEMGHCVFRNGYYDVNRKPNCLILSAKVNGQRMETIEVNLADVTVVQCQGHGNINSAFHDTILKLIKDNLWQIESRLPNRASRTA, encoded by the coding sequence ATGAAGCCAAGAAACAAGACAGAACGTGAAGTTGTAAAACTCTCGGACAGAATTCCGGAGTTATCAGACAAGCAACGTGAGTGGGCCATCAAGACTTGCATCTCTGAAGATGATGCTTACAAGTATGGTGACAGATTTTCAAGAGGGTGTTTCTATCTAGTATGCACATTCAAGGGATGGCAGGTCCTCAGATACTTTCAGGTAAGAGCGAAGTTCCGGTTCCACAAGATGATTAAGGAGAAGATTTACTTCAAGGAGTGTATGCAGCAATGGTTGAAAGATGGGGAATATGTTTTCCTTGCCAGGCAGCGAACCAGCGGATATATAGAAGATGCTTTTTCTGCTTTCGGAAAGTTGGAAGTAAGAACGCATACTGTATGGAGTTTCTTGGGTGATCCTCGTGATATTGGATTCGATGGAGTATATTACGCTTCAGTCCAAGGCAAGTATAAATATGCTCTCAGAGACTTCGGGGAAAAGATTCTGTGTGACGAAATCTTCCGTTCCGTCAATGCTAACCCATACAATGAAACTCTCATGAGACGTGATATTGATATGTGGAAGGTGTGTAAGTACCATGAAGCTGTCTTCGACAGAGAAAAAATGTCTGCCGTCAAGATTGTTGTCAGACACGGAAAGGCTTCTTATATTTACGATAGCTTGTGGTGGGATATGCTCGACAGTATTATGTATCTTAAGAAAGATGTACGTAACCCTTCTATAGTTTGCCCGGAGAATCTTCGTGAGGCGCACGACAAGTGGCTAAAGGCAGCAGACAACAAGAAAAAGAAAATGGAGGACAGAATGACTAAGCTGCGTCTGATTGCGGAAGAGAAAATGCAACTCAGATATCTGGAGCAAGCTGCTAAAGCCGAAGAGGAGAATAAGAAAAAGGCAGAAGCAATGGCTAATGTATATGTTGACAGAAGAAAGCAGTTCTTTGACATTGACATAAAGGATGGCGCCATAGACATACAGGTTCTTAAGTCCGTCCAGGAGTTCTTTGAAGAGGGCAAGGAAATGGGGCACTGTGTATTTAGGAATGGTTATTACGATGTGAACAGAAAGCCGAACTGCCTCATACTTTCTGCCAAGGTAAACGGGCAGCGTATGGAGACAATCGAGGTAAACTTAGCCGATGTTACCGTTGTTCAATGCCAGGGCCACGGAAACATCAATTCCGCTTTTCACGATACCATTCTGAAGCTTATCAAAGATAATCTGTGGCAGATAGAATCCAGGCTCCCAAACAGGGCTAGTAGAACGGCGTAA
- a CDS encoding PcfK-like family protein encodes MKGSETFKKVIKAYLDKRAAEDELFAKDYAKPGKNIDDCCDFIISEVKKSGRQGFDDDEIYGIAIHYYNEEEVSFTKNQNCTIVTNLSDQTKENLEKKAEEEFKQAKIIELQKKESAEKERLKKKAEAQRKKDAEIGQLSLFDF; translated from the coding sequence ATGAAAGGATCAGAAACATTCAAGAAGGTAATCAAGGCATATCTTGACAAGCGTGCAGCAGAGGATGAGTTGTTCGCAAAGGATTACGCCAAGCCTGGCAAGAATATCGATGATTGCTGCGACTTTATTATCTCAGAGGTCAAGAAATCCGGAAGACAGGGGTTTGACGATGATGAGATTTATGGAATTGCAATTCACTATTATAATGAAGAAGAAGTTTCATTCACCAAGAATCAGAATTGCACCATTGTTACAAATCTCTCAGACCAGACCAAGGAGAATCTGGAGAAGAAGGCTGAGGAGGAGTTCAAGCAAGCCAAAATCATCGAACTCCAGAAGAAGGAGTCCGCTGAGAAGGAGCGCTTGAAGAAGAAAGCCGAGGCTCAGAGAAAGAAAGATGCTGAGATTGGTCAGTTGAGTTTGTTTGATTTTTAA
- a CDS encoding DpnD/PcfM family protein, translated as MKYDVCIQETLSKTITVEADTNTDACSMIREKVNNGEIVLSADDYTGCRIITAQEAYGSEDNED; from the coding sequence ATGAAATATGATGTTTGCATTCAAGAAACTTTGAGTAAGACAATAACCGTAGAGGCAGATACAAACACGGATGCTTGCTCTATGATTAGAGAAAAGGTTAATAATGGTGAGATTGTCCTTTCTGCAGACGATTACACCGGTTGTAGAATTATAACGGCACAGGAAGCGTATGGAAGTGAAGACAACGAAGACTGA
- a CDS encoding DUF7659 family protein, whose translation MKYVDYKAKQQKEFNKLPMKAAFGDKQFEEMMAEWGLTTSKKDLEKICSIGAGAYCLKKDYHLFLEFGERSVKESEEFLSSDENLVDALKYEFGNHECGLTFEFENGIIALGYTVKEFLSDDRKKKLFVKARKEYINSLEG comes from the coding sequence ATGAAATATGTAGATTATAAAGCCAAGCAACAAAAGGAGTTTAATAAGCTCCCGATGAAAGCAGCCTTTGGCGATAAGCAGTTTGAGGAAATGATGGCTGAATGGGGTCTTACCACAAGTAAGAAAGACCTGGAAAAGATATGTTCCATCGGTGCCGGTGCTTATTGCCTCAAAAAGGATTACCACTTATTTCTGGAATTCGGTGAGCGTTCCGTTAAGGAATCAGAGGAGTTTCTGAGCAGCGATGAGAATTTGGTGGATGCCTTGAAATATGAATTTGGCAATCATGAGTGTGGCCTTACCTTTGAGTTTGAAAATGGTATCATCGCTTTGGGATATACCGTTAAGGAGTTTCTTTCAGATGACAGAAAGAAGAAGCTTTTTGTAAAGGCACGTAAGGAATACATTAATAGTCTGGAGGGTTAA